Genomic segment of Sphingomicrobium marinum:
GGCTCGTCAAATTGTTTCTCGAGAAAGGCGCAGATCCCGACCGCACCGATTATTCGGCAGGGCTCAGCGCGCGCGACTACGCACGCCGGGATTCGCGCAACCCGCAGCTGCTCGAGATGATCGAAACGGTCACCGCCACTGGCGAAAGCCAGGGCGAACTGAAGTTCGGACCCACGATCGAGTTTCCCGTCAGCAAAAAGACCGACGACTAGAAATTATCGCCCAGACTGGGATCCACCTGCGCCGCCAGCCGCCGACCCGCGCGGCGGGCAAAGCGTAGCGTCTCCGCCTTGCGCCTTGCCGGTGCCAGCTTGCGTTCGGCCGATTGGCGCATGAACGCTGCGTCATAACGATCAGCCACGATCAGTCCCGCGACATCGGGCAGGAAATCGTCACCGTCGCAGATCGAGGCGAGTTCGGGCGTCACCGCCCAATAGAAATGGTCGCAATAATCGAGATAGTCCTGCCACTTGCAATCGCCGAGCAGGTCGCTGCGCTGCACCTTGATCTCGACGATGACGATCCGGCCCTTGGTGTCGATTCCCATCAGATCGGCGCGGCGATTATTGGGCAGCGGGACTTCAGCGATCGCAAAGATCTGCGAACGCGCGAACAGACGCGTCACGCCGCGCACGACGTCGGGTGCAAGAATTGTCGAATCGAGTTCGGTCGCCATCAATAACGGCGTAGAACAAAAGGTGATCGAGGGCTAGGCTCTAGCGATAGAAGATGTGATTGTCGATCCGGCCCAGGCGCGTCAGGCGCCAGCGCGGATTGACGTAACGCGCGTGGAAGAAGAGCGCGTCGGGCATCTGCGATTCATGGAGCTCGGCGTCGACGATACGCGCGATCGCGACCGCACGCTTCCAGGCTTTCGAGTTGCGCTTGATTTGCGGCATTTTGCCGCCGCGCACGAAGCTGAACTGGCTGCGCTGGAACACGACACCGCAATAGCTGTCAGGGAAGCGGCCGCTTTCCGCGCGATTGGCGATGACCTGTGCGACAGCCAGCTGGCCTTCGAGCGATTCGCCGCGCGTTTCGAAATAGACGGCGCCAGCGAGGCACTCCATCTCGGCATTTCTCGTATGCGTGCCCTTAAATTGTTCGACCTTGCTGTAGAGGTCTTCGGGCAGCTCGGGTTCCGGCGCAACGTAAGGTTCGGCATCTTCACCGCCTGTCACGCCGACGTCCAGCACGTCATCGATTTCCGGAAGGGCCACGGTCGGCGCCAAGGGGTCGATTATTTCATTGGTCTCCTGGGAGACCTCAGCCGGGGCCACCGAAGCCGCGGTGGCCATGGATGCGAAAACCAGTGCTGAGCGCCAAAGGAACTTCATTATAACTTGCTCGTTCATGCGGTGAACGCGTTTCCGACGGACCTTGTCGCTCTTACCGGCGACTTGTGTTTGATCCGGGATCCTTGTTCCCCGTCTGCGTGGCACCGGCACAATTGTGTGCGACGTTGGTGCCCCCCGCCTGAGTTGACTGCCCCCTGCGGTCTCGACCCTTACACAATCAAGAAAATTCGGTCGTTTCAGCGACGAACCGTTCGGCGTCCGCGATATCCAGTTCAATTGACCATAAATCCGGGTCCGCTTTGCGGCGATTCGCGACAAAATCCCTTATTTCCGCCGTTTCTGCGTTCTCCGCCGGGCCGGATTTCTGCCAAATATAGCCTTTGTCGAGATCGAGAATCCGTTCCAAACAACAGAAATGACGACCTTTTTCGGCGATCAGCAGCAAAATGGCGCCGCGATCAGCATCGCCCTTGTGCAACACCGCGGCAAACCCGCCATTTGATTCAGCGCGGCGTCGCAGCGCGGCGACCTCGAGCGCGGCGGGAAACCGGTCTTGCATCAGGGGAGCCGGTATCCGTCCAGCCCGGACAAGGCGATGTGACTGCGCATGAACGTGCCCGTCCCGCGGCCGCATTCTTCGCCGGAGGCGTCGACAATGCGCGCTTCGGCAACCAGAACGCGCCGTCTCCCGCTGATCCAGCGTCCCTCGGCAACAGCACGGCCTTGCTTCATCGGCCGGGTGAAATGGAGGTTGAAGGCCGTGGTCAACAGGAAGCGATCACTGACCAGCCCGTTGGCGGCATAGAATGCGGCATCGTCGAGCATCTTGAAATACAGCCCGCCATGCGCGGCACCGGCCGCATGAAAATGGCGATCGTCGACGTTGAAGTCGATCCGCGACACCCCTGCCTTTTCGAGGTGGATGCTGCTGTCGTAATGCGCATTGACCGGTGCCGACACGTAAAGCGCCTCGAGCGCCCGCAAATGCGCTTCGGCCCCCGACAGGGAACCGTCAGGCGGCGGTGCGTTCATCGGCTCCCATGAGTACCGCCGCAAGGGCATCGCGTCCGCGCGCACCGCGCATCTTCTCGATCGCGGTACCATGACGCGCGACGCGGCTGACTGCCGCCAATGCACGCAAATGATCGGCGCCCGCATCGGGGGGCGACAGGATCAGGAACACGATGTCCACGGGCATCTTGTCGATGGCATCGTAATCGAGTGGCTGGTCGAGCCGCGCCACCAGGCCATAGACACGGTCGAGCCCTTCGAGCTTGCCGTGCGGAATGGCGACACCGCCACCAAACCCGGTCGATCCCAGCGCTTCACGCTCGAGCAGCGCATCGGCAATAGTGCCGGCGTCCATATCGAGCTGGCTGGCCGCCGCTTGCGCAAGGCGCTGCAGAAGGCCGCGCTTCTCGCGCGCCGTCAGGCTCGTCCGGATGGCCGAGAAATCGATAAAATCAGATAAATGCATTCTTCACGCCAGACTGGGATTGATTCTTGGAGGCGTCCCTAGTCGATAGCGACCCACTTGTCAGCTATTGTCCCGGTTCGACCCACCCGATGGTGCCGTCCTGGCGCCGATAAACCATGTTATAAGCACCTGTCTGGCCATTCTTGAACATCAGTGCATTCGTATCGCGCAGGTCGAGCATCATGACCGCATCGGACACGCTGGCGGTCGGAATATCGACCCGCGTTTCCGCCACGATCGCGGGCGCATCACTTTCGCTGTCTTCGGCTTCGTCGTTGGTGCCCTTAGATTCGAAGACGCGATAGGAAGCGTCGAATTCCGGCGAATCCTGTGCACCGCGGTGCGCGTTGAGACGGCCGCGATAGCGCTTTAACTGGCGTTCGATCTTGTCGGCCGCTCCCTCGAACGCGACATGTGCGTCGGACGCCTTGTTGGAAGCCTTGAGCACGATCCCTTTGTTCACGGGCGCCACGATGTCGCAGCGGAAATCATTATGCTCAGCGCGGCCGAACGTGACGTCGGCGCTGGTCGCGCGCGCGAAATATTTCTCTGTCAGCTGGGTGATACGATCGGAAACATGGGTACGGAGGGCCTCTCCGGTTTCTACCTGATGGCCTGCGACGCGGATATCCATGCGCCTCTCCTTTCTTTTGGTCTTTCATACAACCGGGGGATGGTTGCGTTTCATTCAAAATGGGACTTCAGATGCGACTCCACAAGGGGTCGCACAGCTGCTGGATAAAGCTTTTGTGGCGCGCCAGTTCCTCCTCACTAGCCGAATGTGGTCGGGGTGGACGGACGGGGCGACGGATCGCGGATGCGCCGATGACAATGGGCGCGGAGTCCTCCGGCTCGGCACTGGCGAGCGACAGGCCAATCTGCCGGCCCCCCGTTAGTTCGATATAGACCTGCGCGAGCAATTGGGCATCGAGCAGCGCGCCGTGTTTCACGCGCATCGAGCGGTCGACTCCAAAGCGCGTGCACAAGGCATCGAGGCTGTGCTTGGCACCGGGAAACTTGGTGCGCGCCAGGGCCAGCGTATCGACCATGCGATCCATCCCGATCGGTGCGCGTCCGCATTTTTCGAGTTCTGCATTGAGGAAGCCGAAGTCGAACGAAGCGTTATGCGCGACCAGCGGCGAGTCTCCGATGAAGTCGAGCAGCTCTTGCGCCTTGTCGGCGAAGCAGGGCTTGTCGGCCAGGAAGGCCGACGACAGGCCATGCACCCCCTCGGCCTCGCTCGGCATCTCGCGTTCGGGATTGTAATAGCAATGATATTCGCGACCGGTCTCGATCCGGTCGATCATCTCGATGCAGCCCATTTCGACGATGCGGTCGCCCAACCCCGGACTCAGCCCCGTGGTTTCGGTATCGAAGACTATCTCTCGCATGACTGTTCTTTTGCGCTTTTCTACAGGTCCAAGCAAGCGAGGATCCGGTCAACCTGCGCGCGCGTTTCATCGAGCGGGCCCGACGTGTCCACGACATGATCGGCGCGCGCACGCTTTTCCTCATCGGGCATCTGGCGGGCAAGGATGTTGTCGAGCTTCTCTTCGGTCATGCCCGGCCGCCGCATAACGCGCTCGCGCTGCACCTCGGCTGGCGCGGAGACGACGACCACGACATCGAAATTCTCCTCGCCGCCAGTTTCGAACAGCAGCGGGATTTCGAACGCCAGCGCTCGCGCATCGCTATTGGCAAGGATGAAGCGGGTGCGTTCGTGATGCACGGCAGGGTGCACCAGCCCTTCCAACTTTGTGAGCGCATCGCGATCGCCCAGGACCATCGCCGACAAGGCCTCGCGGTCTACCGCGCCATCACGGGTCGAGCCTGGAAAGGCGGCTTCGATGTCCGAGACCAGCCGTCCGCCCGGGCCCTGCATCTCGCGGACGGCAGCATCAGCGTCGAACAGCGGGATACCGGCATCCCTGAACATGCCGGCCACCGTCGATTTGCCCATCCCGATGGAACCGGTGATCGCAATCGTTTTCATTCCCCCAGTATAGCAAAAAGTTCGGCATCGTGCGCGCGCGGCGCGTCTTCATCGAAGAAAATCTTGAAGCTCGCTGCTGCCTGCTCGACAAGCATCTGCAGGCCCGATGCCACGCCAAGCCCGCGCTTCTTGGCAGCGGCAAGCAAGGGCGTCTCGACCGGGGACGACACAAGGTCGAAGACCCAGCCGCGGTCGCTCAATCCGCCGATATCGATCTTGAGCGGGGCATGTCCCACCATACCCAGCGGCGTTGCATTGATGAGGCCGTCGCCGCCGATGGCATCGCTCATCTTTGCCGGCTGGACCTTGAGCCCGAACTCGACGGCCAGCTTGGTCGCCTTGACCCGGTCACGGGCGTGGATACGGATCATCGACAGGCCGAGCGACCGGCAGGCCACCAGCACAGCGCGCGCTGCACCGCCGCTTCCCAATACCGATATGCGTTCCATCGCGCGGCCCTGTCGTTGTAAGTCGGCAAGCAAACCCATCACCGCTCCGATGTCGCTATTCGCAGCGATCAGCCGCCCTTCGCGCGGCACCAGCATGTTCGCCGCGCCCGCTGCGACGGCGCGATCGGTGGCTTCATCGGCCAATGCAATGACGTCGAGTTTGAGCGGCATGGTGACATTGCATCCACGCCAGTTGGGGTCCTTTGTTCTATTCTCGACATAGGAGGCGAGTTCGTCCCGCTTGACTCGATGGCGTCGATAATCGCCGGAGCGCGCCAATTTCTCCAACCAGAAGCGGTGGATAACCGGCGACTTGCTCTGCTCTATCGGATCGCCAATAACTTCGGCGTAAATGCCTCCAAGAGGGGCTTCAGTCGCGGTCATGTTGGCAGGATACCTTCGTCGCGCAAGGCGCCGAGGAGGGGAAGTAAAGGCATACCAAGGATCGTAAAATGACTTCCCGTGATCTTGTCGAACAACAAGGCGCCGGGACCCTCCAGACGGAAAACGCCGACACAGAAACCAACCGCGGGCCAGTCCATTTCAAGATAATTTTGAATAAACTCTTCGCTATACTTGCGGACCTCCAGTTCGGCGACATCATGGGCATTGAAGAGCGTCTCTTCTCCCCGTGTGAGTGCCACGGAACTGTGTAAAAACAAAGACTTACCGGCAAACATCCTGAGATGTCCCGCGGCCTCTTCCCGGTCGCGCGGTTTATCGAGCGCGATGTCATCGCAGCAGGCGATACTGTCGCTGCCGATGACCAGCGCATCGCTCTCGCAGCGGCTGACCGCCAGCGCTTTTTCCGCTGCCAGTTTCTGCGTCAGTGCGGCAACATCACCGGTGAATCTGGCCTTGATCGCGCCTTCATCGATTTCGGATGGAACGACGCGATAGTCGAGCCCGACCTGGTCGAGAATGGCGCGGCGGATGCCGCTTGCCGAGGCGAGGATCAGGTCGCTCACGCGTTCGGGATAAATCTGTGGATAAACATGGGGCTTGGCGTAGCGCGACTTTGGGGACTGGCCAAGCGGTCGAGTCATTCGAACCGCCCCCATTGTCGATCCAAACAAGCATCCACAGGACCTTCCTCGAATCGTTTTGCTGTGAATCCCGTGGACACAAGAGCGCGAATCGGCAGAAAACCGCCGGACTCATTTTTCCTGCTCTGTTGGCAAAATCGGGATCGGGTCTTACATCCCGTTATCAACGCGCCAAGTAACAACACCTATCTAGATTCTAATTATATATATAGGGAGAGAAGAAGGGTGGCCGATAAGCCTCTTTTAGCCGTCTTGCATGGCGAACGGCGGGACCCGCCACCCGTCTGGATGATGCGCCAGGCCGGTCGTTACCTGCCCGAATATCGAGAGCTGCGCGCCGAGAAAGGCGGCTTTCTCGACATGGCGTACGATCCGCCAAGCGCCGCGGAAATCACCCTTCAGCCCTTGCGGCGCTTCGCGCTCGATGCGGCAATTCTCTTCTCCGATATTCTCGTGGTGCCGCACGCGATCGGGCAGCATCTCTATTTCGTCGCTGGCGAAGGACCGCGGCTCGAACCCCCGCTCAAGGATTCATCGCTGGACGACCTGACAAGCGCCATGGAGCGCGTCGAGCCGGTTTATGAGACCGTGCGTCAGGTGAACGTCCGATTGGCGCCTGAGACCACCTTTCTGGGCTTTGCCGGAAGTCCGTGGACCGTCGCGACCTATATGGTTGCCGGTCAGGGCAGCCGTGACCAGGCACCGGCGCGGATCATGGCTTATACCGAGCCCAAGCGGTTCGGCGCGCTGATCGACAGGCTCGTCAGTGTCACGGTCGATTATCTTTCGGGCCAGATCGAGGCCGGCGTCGATGCCGTGCAACTGTTCGATAGCTGGGCGG
This window contains:
- a CDS encoding shikimate dehydrogenase family protein, with the protein product MTATEAPLGGIYAEVIGDPIEQSKSPVIHRFWLEKLARSGDYRRHRVKRDELASYVENRTKDPNWRGCNVTMPLKLDVIALADEATDRAVAAGAANMLVPREGRLIAANSDIGAVMGLLADLQRQGRAMERISVLGSGGAARAVLVACRSLGLSMIRIHARDRVKATKLAVEFGLKVQPAKMSDAIGGDGLINATPLGMVGHAPLKIDIGGLSDRGWVFDLVSSPVETPLLAAAKKRGLGVASGLQMLVEQAAASFKIFFDEDAPRAHDAELFAILGE
- a CDS encoding PTS sugar transporter subunit IIA; the encoded protein is MHLSDFIDFSAIRTSLTAREKRGLLQRLAQAAASQLDMDAGTIADALLEREALGSTGFGGGVAIPHGKLEGLDRVYGLVARLDQPLDYDAIDKMPVDIVFLILSPPDAGADHLRALAAVSRVARHGTAIEKMRGARGRDALAAVLMGADERTAA
- a CDS encoding cell wall hydrolase, which codes for MALPEIDDVLDVGVTGGEDAEPYVAPEPELPEDLYSKVEQFKGTHTRNAEMECLAGAVYFETRGESLEGQLAVAQVIANRAESGRFPDSYCGVVFQRSQFSFVRGGKMPQIKRNSKAWKRAVAIARIVDAELHESQMPDALFFHARYVNPRWRLTRLGRIDNHIFYR
- the hemE gene encoding uroporphyrinogen decarboxylase, with translation MADKPLLAVLHGERRDPPPVWMMRQAGRYLPEYRELRAEKGGFLDMAYDPPSAAEITLQPLRRFALDAAILFSDILVVPHAIGQHLYFVAGEGPRLEPPLKDSSLDDLTSAMERVEPVYETVRQVNVRLAPETTFLGFAGSPWTVATYMVAGQGSRDQAPARIMAYTEPKRFGALIDRLVSVTVDYLSGQIEAGVDAVQLFDSWAGSLSPSQFEEWVIAPNARIVEALKARHPDTPIIGFPKGAGAKLVDYVAGTKVDAVGLDETLDPTWADDSLPKGLPVQGNLDPMALLAGGEKLDAAIDRIKDALKDRPHIFNLGHGIDKTTPIAHVEQMMQRVKG
- a CDS encoding Maf family protein, which codes for MSDLILASASGIRRAILDQVGLDYRVVPSEIDEGAIKARFTGDVAALTQKLAAEKALAVSRCESDALVIGSDSIACCDDIALDKPRDREEAAGHLRMFAGKSLFLHSSVALTRGEETLFNAHDVAELEVRKYSEEFIQNYLEMDWPAVGFCVGVFRLEGPGALLFDKITGSHFTILGMPLLPLLGALRDEGILPT
- the hpf gene encoding ribosome hibernation-promoting factor, HPF/YfiA family; translated protein: MDIRVAGHQVETGEALRTHVSDRITQLTEKYFARATSADVTFGRAEHNDFRCDIVAPVNKGIVLKASNKASDAHVAFEGAADKIERQLKRYRGRLNAHRGAQDSPEFDASYRVFESKGTNDEAEDSESDAPAIVAETRVDIPTASVSDAVMMLDLRDTNALMFKNGQTGAYNMVYRRQDGTIGWVEPGQ
- the coaE gene encoding dephospho-CoA kinase (Dephospho-CoA kinase (CoaE) performs the final step in coenzyme A biosynthesis.); translation: MKTIAITGSIGMGKSTVAGMFRDAGIPLFDADAAVREMQGPGGRLVSDIEAAFPGSTRDGAVDREALSAMVLGDRDALTKLEGLVHPAVHHERTRFILANSDARALAFEIPLLFETGGEENFDVVVVVSAPAEVQRERVMRRPGMTEEKLDNILARQMPDEEKRARADHVVDTSGPLDETRAQVDRILACLDL
- a CDS encoding MmcB family DNA repair protein, which produces MATELDSTILAPDVVRGVTRLFARSQIFAIAEVPLPNNRRADLMGIDTKGRIVIVEIKVQRSDLLGDCKWQDYLDYCDHFYWAVTPELASICDGDDFLPDVAGLIVADRYDAAFMRQSAERKLAPARRKAETLRFARRAGRRLAAQVDPSLGDNF
- a CDS encoding DUF1491 family protein, with the translated sequence MQDRFPAALEVAALRRRAESNGGFAAVLHKGDADRGAILLLIAEKGRHFCCLERILDLDKGYIWQKSGPAENAETAEIRDFVANRRKADPDLWSIELDIADAERFVAETTEFS
- the dnaQ gene encoding DNA polymerase III subunit epsilon, translating into MREIVFDTETTGLSPGLGDRIVEMGCIEMIDRIETGREYHCYYNPEREMPSEAEGVHGLSSAFLADKPCFADKAQELLDFIGDSPLVAHNASFDFGFLNAELEKCGRAPIGMDRMVDTLALARTKFPGAKHSLDALCTRFGVDRSMRVKHGALLDAQLLAQVYIELTGGRQIGLSLASAEPEDSAPIVIGASAIRRPVRPPRPHSASEEELARHKSFIQQLCDPLWSRI
- a CDS encoding PaaI family thioesterase, with the translated sequence MNAPPPDGSLSGAEAHLRALEALYVSAPVNAHYDSSIHLEKAGVSRIDFNVDDRHFHAAGAAHGGLYFKMLDDAAFYAANGLVSDRFLLTTAFNLHFTRPMKQGRAVAEGRWISGRRRVLVAEARIVDASGEECGRGTGTFMRSHIALSGLDGYRLP